In Bosea vestrisii, the following are encoded in one genomic region:
- a CDS encoding DUF2169 family type VI secretion system accessory protein, giving the protein MSVDNRTPFPAIAFRQYNLAGELLGVVAVRGTFQFTAAGPLAPAEKQLPLELADVYDGDPHEGPLLTQGDLVPFKPATDVTFIGAAHSPGQVPRPSWGCRLGVGPVQKALRVTGPRNWRARRRGRAQVDWELTAPAPVHYVPIDWRLAHGGLLPGHSGPDFDGRYRFNPLGRGIVGESRARDGDEYPAPQIEDPTRLLATPHGEIEPQGFGPLSPWWRQRHQYAGSYTDEWLARRHPLLPEDFDFRFWQCAHPDLIAAPWLNGDEPFELENLAYRYPLVRGWLPGLKLAVTLDQGRGPESAPLVLDGVHFDLRSGIARVTLTWRTGFPWPERRGQPVLECFGALAEAA; this is encoded by the coding sequence ATGTCGGTCGACAACCGCACGCCGTTCCCGGCCATCGCCTTCCGGCAATACAACCTCGCCGGGGAGCTTCTTGGCGTGGTCGCCGTGCGCGGGACGTTCCAGTTCACGGCAGCAGGGCCACTCGCCCCCGCCGAGAAGCAGTTGCCGCTGGAACTGGCGGATGTCTATGACGGCGATCCGCATGAGGGGCCGTTGCTCACGCAAGGCGACCTCGTCCCGTTCAAGCCCGCAACCGATGTGACCTTCATCGGCGCGGCCCATAGCCCGGGCCAGGTCCCGCGGCCGAGCTGGGGCTGCCGCCTGGGGGTCGGTCCGGTGCAGAAGGCCCTGCGGGTCACCGGTCCGCGCAATTGGCGGGCGCGCCGGCGGGGCAGGGCTCAAGTCGACTGGGAGCTGACCGCGCCGGCGCCGGTCCATTATGTGCCGATCGACTGGCGCCTGGCCCATGGCGGGCTTCTGCCGGGCCATTCAGGCCCCGATTTCGATGGCCGCTATCGTTTCAATCCGCTCGGCCGCGGCATCGTCGGCGAGAGCCGTGCTCGCGACGGTGACGAATATCCTGCGCCGCAGATCGAGGATCCCACGCGGCTGCTCGCCACGCCGCATGGCGAGATCGAGCCCCAGGGCTTCGGCCCGCTCTCGCCCTGGTGGCGCCAGCGCCACCAATATGCCGGGAGCTACACCGACGAATGGCTCGCCAGGCGCCATCCGCTGCTGCCGGAGGATTTCGACTTCCGCTTCTGGCAATGCGCCCATCCGGACCTGATCGCCGCGCCCTGGCTGAATGGCGACGAGCCCTTCGAGCTGGAGAACCTGGCCTATCGCTACCCGCTGGTGCGGGGCTGGCTGCCGGGGCTGAAGCTCGCGGTGACACTCGACCAGGGCCGCGGTCCCGAATCCGCGCCCCTGGTCCTCGACGGCGTGCATTTCGATCTGCGCTCAGGCATCGCCCGCGTCACCCTGACCTGGCGCACCGGCTTCCCCTGGCCCGAGCGGCGCGGCCAGCCGGTTCTGGAGTGCTTCGGCGCGCTGGCGGAGGCGGCGTGA
- a CDS encoding L-lactate permease, which yields MVLIWLSPLILFLGLILSGRSALTAGLVGTLCAALVAYIAGPNHPDAAAIIRHFAAGAWIGLPATLVIVAGLAFSLSLERAQADADPAKPEHGALAEACLLRGPFLETATGFGVGYVVAVSDARRLGVDKAPALALATFSQILVPWGALGIGTRISADIAGVSLTALIWRIAVVTALLCAALLPLFWRLSRQAGLPPALADRAEWAGLILLLMALLVAANLTLPLELAAIAALAPVMLLRFLRVRGWAGLDRTLLARLAPYIALVIALALMRLVPAIHDRLEIPSFKPFADASAFAPLLSPALPLIAIALVVAISRGGARQATALMKLTLQRSGRAALLTFLLVGMAWIMVGSGLAAGIGLAVSSVLGSWSAGVVPVAGALGGYLTGSNTGAGAVSMPLATALVPAGEARLLVIAAAVVAGSLLTAVSPVRVTMGQVLIKATTAETGQAMRSLWPWFALVAGFTVAIALMAAQLA from the coding sequence ATGGTGCTGATCTGGCTTTCGCCGCTCATCCTGTTCCTCGGGCTGATCCTGTCGGGCCGCTCGGCGCTCACCGCCGGGCTGGTCGGCACCCTCTGCGCCGCGCTCGTCGCCTATATCGCTGGCCCCAACCATCCGGACGCCGCTGCGATCATCAGGCATTTCGCCGCCGGCGCCTGGATCGGCCTGCCGGCGACCCTCGTCATCGTCGCCGGACTCGCCTTCTCGCTCAGCCTGGAGCGGGCGCAGGCCGATGCCGACCCCGCCAAGCCAGAGCATGGCGCGCTCGCCGAGGCCTGCCTGCTGCGCGGGCCGTTCCTGGAAACCGCGACCGGTTTCGGCGTCGGCTATGTCGTTGCCGTCTCCGATGCCCGCCGGCTCGGGGTCGACAAGGCGCCGGCGCTGGCGCTCGCGACCTTCAGCCAGATCCTGGTGCCCTGGGGCGCGCTCGGCATCGGCACCAGGATCAGCGCCGACATCGCCGGTGTTTCACTGACGGCGCTGATCTGGCGGATCGCGGTCGTGACGGCGCTGCTCTGCGCCGCGCTGTTGCCGCTGTTCTGGCGGCTGTCGCGGCAGGCGGGCTTACCGCCCGCACTCGCCGACCGCGCCGAATGGGCCGGCCTCATCCTGCTGCTGATGGCCCTGCTCGTCGCAGCCAATCTCACTCTGCCGCTGGAGCTCGCCGCCATCGCGGCGCTGGCGCCGGTGATGCTGCTGCGCTTCCTGCGGGTCAGGGGCTGGGCCGGGCTCGACCGGACGCTGCTGGCGCGCCTTGCGCCCTATATCGCGCTGGTCATCGCGCTGGCGCTGATGCGGCTGGTGCCGGCGATCCATGATCGGCTGGAGATCCCGTCCTTCAAGCCCTTCGCCGACGCTTCGGCCTTTGCGCCGCTGCTCTCGCCGGCCTTGCCGCTCATCGCCATCGCGCTCGTCGTCGCCATCAGCCGGGGCGGGGCGAGGCAGGCCACGGCATTAATGAAGCTGACGCTGCAGCGCTCAGGGCGCGCGGCGCTGCTGACCTTCCTGCTCGTCGGCATGGCCTGGATCATGGTCGGCTCCGGCCTCGCCGCCGGCATCGGCCTTGCCGTCAGCAGCGTGCTCGGCTCCTGGTCGGCCGGCGTCGTGCCGGTCGCGGGTGCGCTCGGCGGCTATCTCACCGGCTCGAACACCGGCGCCGGCGCCGTCTCGATGCCGCTTGCCACCGCGCTCGTCCCGGCCGGCGAGGCGAGGCTTCTGGTGATCGCCGCCGCGGTCGTCGCCGGCAGCCTGCTCACTGCGGTGAGCCCGGTCCGCGTCACCATGGGCCAGGTCCTGATCAAGGCGACGACGGCCGAGACCGGCCAGGCGATGCGCTCGCTCTGGCCCTGGTTCGCGCTGGTCGCAGGGTTCACGGTCGCCATCGCGCTCATGGCCGCGCAGCTCGCCTGA
- a CDS encoding MgtC/SapB family protein, which yields MNFDIWAEIDLLLRLLAGMAAGIVVGWERTGRQQAAGIRTFGLVGLGTAAAATIFSQPDQIDAASRVVQGLLTGIGFLGAGVIVLRKGQTTPQGLTTAAAIWVTAALGCAAGLGDHAIVLSATVLGLGLLIVDHSIERRAGRPAPSAEGSGDEGAG from the coding sequence ATGAACTTCGACATCTGGGCCGAGATCGATCTGTTGCTGCGCCTGCTGGCCGGGATGGCGGCGGGGATCGTCGTCGGCTGGGAGCGCACCGGCCGGCAGCAGGCGGCCGGTATCCGCACCTTCGGCCTCGTCGGCCTCGGCACCGCCGCCGCGGCGACGATCTTCAGCCAGCCGGACCAGATCGACGCCGCCAGCCGCGTCGTGCAGGGGCTCCTCACCGGCATCGGCTTTCTGGGCGCCGGCGTCATCGTGCTGCGCAAGGGCCAGACCACGCCGCAGGGCCTGACCACGGCGGCGGCGATTTGGGTCACCGCGGCGCTCGGCTGCGCCGCCGGTCTCGGCGACCATGCGATCGTGCTCTCGGCGACGGTACTCGGCCTGGGTTTGTTGATCGTCGATCATTCGATCGAGCGCCGGGCCGGGCGGCCGGCGCCGTCCGCAGAGGGCAGCGGCGACGAGGGAGCCGGCTGA
- the yacG gene encoding DNA gyrase inhibitor YacG, with the protein MAPEQPENPVTPARPCPICGKPAVQRFKPFCSGRCSDIDLGRWLKGNYVIPGEPVEEAEEVPMRRDEEN; encoded by the coding sequence ATGGCGCCTGAACAACCCGAGAATCCCGTCACGCCTGCGCGGCCCTGCCCGATCTGCGGCAAGCCCGCCGTGCAGCGCTTCAAGCCGTTCTGCTCGGGCCGCTGCTCCGACATCGACCTCGGCCGCTGGCTCAAGGGCAATTACGTGATTCCGGGCGAGCCGGTGGAAGAAGCCGAGGAAGTGCCGATGCGGCGGGATGAAGAGAATTGA
- a CDS encoding DUF4150 domain-containing protein: MSDEPILLDPIIIAPPVTNPGFAADHGLPADTLFDAYPGGSGYVGYGPAGSETLDNEVFDERLVGKGEGASNATLEERLKKKEDSEKKKSPPPTSPNPHPPEFIVDDGAAIAISTAPDVCRVGSTPTPFMSYALGSDDENYSPSVFSNGFAIKHNQSRIWYTRGDEPGTGLGVKSNTVSSKVIPNSHSGLVKVNGIWVQRHSDTCWLNNGNNPGEYTHVKSTETHEAPDANDEQDKRAWYEKAYDWTGDKLGQANDAVWEFDRNNYNVVTRGLGGLQAVGGAAEAVAGAGLAGVGGAASTTGVGGGPRRPGDDWRRCSRRERLRQFSSWLAAVVERSIHANDHRADLRPGGDRVWCVPGNGSNRRKRRGGYARCRGWRRHDCRDHAQWRKGRDRNRSSGS; the protein is encoded by the coding sequence ATGAGTGACGAGCCGATCCTCCTTGATCCGATCATCATTGCGCCTCCGGTTACGAATCCCGGATTTGCCGCTGATCACGGTCTTCCGGCCGATACGCTTTTCGATGCCTACCCTGGCGGCAGCGGCTATGTGGGTTATGGGCCGGCCGGCTCAGAGACGCTCGACAATGAAGTCTTTGACGAACGTCTTGTCGGGAAGGGGGAGGGAGCATCGAATGCCACTCTCGAAGAGCGGCTGAAGAAAAAGGAAGACAGCGAAAAGAAGAAGTCCCCTCCGCCGACCAGCCCAAACCCGCATCCACCGGAGTTCATCGTAGATGATGGCGCTGCGATCGCGATTTCGACCGCGCCGGATGTGTGCCGCGTCGGCAGCACGCCGACGCCGTTCATGTCGTATGCCTTGGGTAGCGATGACGAGAACTATTCGCCCAGCGTTTTCTCGAACGGCTTCGCCATCAAGCACAATCAATCGCGGATCTGGTACACGCGAGGGGATGAGCCGGGAACGGGGCTTGGCGTCAAGTCGAATACGGTCAGTTCGAAAGTCATCCCGAATTCACATTCCGGCCTGGTCAAGGTCAATGGCATCTGGGTTCAGCGCCATTCCGATACCTGCTGGCTGAACAACGGCAACAACCCTGGCGAATATACCCACGTCAAATCGACGGAGACGCATGAGGCGCCCGATGCGAATGACGAGCAGGACAAGCGCGCCTGGTATGAGAAGGCTTACGACTGGACAGGCGACAAGCTGGGTCAGGCGAACGATGCGGTCTGGGAATTCGACCGCAACAATTACAACGTCGTTACCCGCGGCTTAGGAGGTCTCCAGGCTGTCGGCGGCGCTGCTGAAGCTGTTGCGGGCGCCGGTCTTGCCGGCGTCGGCGGAGCCGCGAGTACGACGGGGGTGGGGGGCGGCCCCCGGCGTCCCGGCGATGATTGGCGGCGCTGCTCTCGCCGTGAACGGCTACGACAATTTTCAAGCTGGCTTGCGGCAGTTGTGGAGCGGTCAATCCACGCCAACGATCATCGCGCAGACCTCCGGCCAGGTGGCGACCGCGTTTGGTGCGTCCCCGGAAACGGCTCAAACCGTCGAAAACGTCGTGGGGGTTACGCAAGGTGCCGCGGGTGGCGCAGGCACGATTGCCGCGACCATGCGCAGTGGCGGAAAGGTCGCGACCGCAACCGGAGTTCAGGGAGCTAG
- a CDS encoding transglutaminase-like cysteine peptidase codes for MTMPASIAIWTIGVALLVGTLPGPAQAEQLAARTRGSASPPPAFVSFCAKNPAECRKSGAVTRQVVLTPERQRDLQEVNARVNSAISEISDREHHGREDVWSIPTDGQGDCEDFALLKRRQLIERGWPSSALLIAVVGTPAGEGHAVLMAATSEGDLVLDNKTSRLLNWTQTGYLFFTRMSQANPRAWEAIDGGTIAVTAATRRPSRP; via the coding sequence ATGACGATGCCTGCCTCCATCGCGATATGGACCATCGGCGTCGCGCTGCTGGTCGGAACTCTGCCAGGCCCTGCCCAGGCCGAGCAACTCGCGGCGAGGACCCGCGGATCGGCGTCGCCGCCGCCGGCATTCGTGAGTTTCTGCGCCAAGAACCCGGCGGAATGTCGAAAGTCCGGGGCCGTGACGCGGCAGGTCGTCCTGACCCCGGAGCGCCAGCGCGACCTGCAGGAGGTCAATGCGCGGGTGAATTCCGCCATCTCCGAGATCTCCGACCGGGAGCATCATGGCCGCGAGGATGTCTGGAGCATCCCGACCGACGGGCAGGGCGATTGCGAGGATTTCGCGCTTTTGAAGCGCAGGCAGCTGATCGAGCGTGGCTGGCCGTCCTCGGCCCTGCTGATCGCGGTCGTCGGCACGCCCGCCGGCGAGGGCCACGCGGTGCTGATGGCCGCGACCTCCGAAGGGGATCTCGTTCTCGACAACAAGACCTCCCGCCTCCTGAACTGGACGCAAACCGGATACCTGTTCTTCACGCGCATGTCGCAGGCCAATCCGCGTGCCTGGGAAGCGATCGATGGCGGCACGATCGCCGTCACCGCCGCGACCCGGCGCCCATCTCGGCCCTGA
- a CDS encoding helix-turn-helix transcriptional regulator — protein sequence MTQDLVERIYEAAFVPEKWSAVLTMASGLSGSASGSICVLSDTAPIRGRLSFASSDHGEALEGVRRIFDEFVNGDHWQFPGVLRMYTLQPARFVHVEAFMTPEDIERDTQRLRLRALGIGAHLCAAVPMPSGELVTYVFQRWNEAGGYGQSEIDRLDGLRPHLARAGLVAARLGLERAHTTVSALQAMGLPAAVLTSAGRALAVNALMEAMASIFRPAALGRMAIADAKANRLFQEAVAAARSEIEPAARSIPVPAKDQQPALIVHLIPLRRSATDIFSGADTLVVATAVSASAAVPSPSILSGLFDLTPAEAKLATALAGGSSLEAAAAESGVRMTTARTHLDRIFRKTGTSRQGQLVALLKGTQLL from the coding sequence ATGACTCAGGATCTGGTGGAGCGGATTTACGAGGCAGCTTTCGTCCCCGAAAAATGGTCGGCTGTTCTGACGATGGCCTCGGGCCTGTCGGGCTCCGCCAGCGGCTCGATTTGTGTTCTGAGCGACACGGCGCCTATTCGCGGCAGATTGAGTTTCGCGTCTTCGGACCACGGCGAAGCCTTGGAGGGCGTCCGGCGCATCTTCGACGAGTTCGTGAACGGCGACCATTGGCAGTTTCCCGGTGTGCTGCGGATGTACACCCTGCAGCCCGCGCGTTTCGTCCATGTCGAAGCGTTCATGACGCCCGAGGACATTGAGCGCGATACCCAAAGGCTGCGCCTGCGGGCACTCGGAATAGGTGCTCATCTTTGCGCGGCCGTGCCGATGCCGAGCGGAGAGCTCGTCACCTACGTCTTCCAGCGCTGGAACGAGGCCGGCGGCTATGGCCAGAGCGAGATCGACCGGCTGGACGGGCTTCGGCCGCACCTTGCGCGTGCCGGCCTGGTGGCGGCGCGGCTCGGATTGGAACGCGCCCACACGACCGTGTCGGCTCTCCAGGCAATGGGGCTGCCGGCGGCGGTTCTGACGAGCGCGGGCCGAGCGTTGGCAGTCAACGCCTTGATGGAAGCGATGGCTTCGATCTTCCGGCCGGCGGCGCTGGGTCGCATGGCCATTGCGGACGCCAAGGCGAACCGATTGTTCCAGGAAGCTGTCGCGGCTGCACGGAGCGAGATCGAACCTGCGGCGCGCTCGATCCCGGTTCCGGCGAAGGATCAGCAGCCGGCGCTGATCGTTCACCTTATTCCGCTACGCCGGTCGGCGACCGATATCTTCTCGGGTGCGGATACATTGGTCGTTGCGACCGCGGTCTCGGCGAGTGCCGCAGTGCCGTCGCCCAGCATCCTGTCCGGCCTGTTCGACCTGACGCCCGCCGAGGCGAAGCTGGCCACGGCCCTGGCGGGCGGGTCGTCGCTGGAGGCGGCCGCCGCCGAGAGCGGCGTCCGGATGACCACGGCGCGCACTCACCTCGACCGCATCTTCCGCAAGACCGGAACGAGCCGCCAGGGCCAGCTCGTCGCCCTGCTGAAGGGCACGCAGCTGCTCTGA
- a CDS encoding Vgb family protein: MTRTATILREYGPFPSVEAVHGVSYDGKNVWFASGDKLNAFDPESGDTVRSLDVPAHAGTAFDGKHLYQIAEDRIQKIDPESGRVLSTIPAPAGGGDSGLAWAEGTLWVGHYRERQIRQVDPETGKVLRTLQSNRFVTGVTWSDGELWHATWENEESEIRRVDPETGKVLDSMRMPEGTFIAGMEAGGDRFYCGGGGKSAVVRAVKRR, from the coding sequence ATGACCAGGACAGCCACCATCCTTCGCGAATACGGCCCCTTCCCCAGCGTCGAGGCCGTGCACGGCGTCAGCTATGACGGCAAGAACGTCTGGTTCGCATCCGGCGACAAGCTCAACGCCTTCGATCCGGAGAGCGGCGACACCGTTCGCAGCCTCGACGTACCCGCCCATGCCGGCACCGCCTTCGACGGCAAGCACCTCTACCAGATCGCCGAAGACCGCATCCAGAAGATCGATCCGGAGAGCGGGCGCGTGCTCTCGACGATTCCCGCGCCTGCCGGCGGCGGCGATTCCGGCCTCGCCTGGGCGGAGGGCACGCTCTGGGTCGGTCATTATCGCGAGCGCCAGATCCGTCAGGTCGACCCCGAGACCGGCAAGGTGCTGCGCACGCTGCAGTCAAACCGCTTCGTCACCGGCGTGACCTGGAGCGATGGCGAGCTCTGGCACGCGACCTGGGAGAACGAGGAGAGCGAGATCCGCCGGGTCGATCCCGAGACCGGCAAGGTGCTGGACAGCATGCGCATGCCGGAAGGGACCTTCATCGCCGGCATGGAAGCTGGCGGCGACCGCTTCTACTGCGGCGGTGGCGGCAAGAGCGCCGTGGTCAGGGCGGTGAAGCGGAGGTGA
- a CDS encoding TilS substrate-binding domain-containing protein: protein MPYTDPLEPMLQRADELRRRIALRIVEEAGATPPPSPSADHLAAADEAIAAWDEQGEEEQDQRAFRNIGPLQELLAEYQATIERIVEERDRRLG, encoded by the coding sequence ATGCCCTACACCGACCCGCTCGAGCCGATGCTCCAACGCGCAGACGAACTGCGCCGCCGGATCGCCCTGCGCATCGTCGAGGAGGCCGGCGCCACGCCACCGCCCTCCCCGTCAGCCGATCACCTCGCTGCCGCCGACGAGGCGATCGCCGCCTGGGACGAGCAAGGCGAGGAAGAGCAGGATCAGCGGGCTTTCCGGAATATTGGGCCGTTGCAGGAGCTGCTGGCGGAGTATCAGGCGACGATAGAGCGGATCGTTGAGGAGCGTGATCGGCGGCTGGGGTGA
- a CDS encoding SDR family NAD(P)-dependent oxidoreductase — MAGRLQGKVAIVAGAGSVGPGWGNGKATATVFAREGARVVCADRNLDAAEETASIIKGEGGEAFAIRTDVTSQDDLAALVEATLKAYGRIDVLDNNVGIAEVGSVVDLPLETWERVFKVNLTGCFLAMKHVIPVMQRQFAESGQGGSIINISSIASIRHTGVPYASYGASKAAMNQLTRTTAAQYAPEKIRVNAVLPGLMKTPMVEHSAGLAQTYGKGDVAAMWAARDRQVPMGHMGEAWDVAWAALFLASDEARYVTGIELPVDGGVTLQYGA, encoded by the coding sequence ATGGCTGGACGTCTTCAAGGCAAGGTCGCGATCGTCGCGGGCGCGGGCTCGGTCGGCCCGGGCTGGGGCAATGGCAAGGCGACCGCGACCGTGTTCGCCCGCGAAGGCGCCAGGGTCGTCTGCGCCGACCGCAATCTCGACGCCGCCGAGGAGACCGCGAGCATCATCAAGGGCGAGGGCGGCGAGGCCTTCGCGATCCGTACCGACGTCACCAGCCAGGACGATCTCGCCGCGCTCGTCGAGGCGACGCTCAAGGCCTATGGCCGCATCGACGTGCTCGACAACAATGTCGGCATCGCCGAGGTCGGCAGTGTCGTCGACCTGCCGCTCGAAACCTGGGAGCGCGTCTTCAAGGTCAACCTGACTGGCTGTTTCCTGGCGATGAAGCATGTCATCCCGGTGATGCAGCGCCAGTTCGCCGAAAGCGGGCAGGGCGGCTCGATCATCAACATCTCCTCGATCGCCTCGATCCGCCACACCGGCGTGCCCTATGCCAGCTATGGCGCCAGCAAGGCGGCGATGAACCAGCTCACCCGCACCACCGCAGCGCAATACGCCCCCGAGAAGATCCGGGTGAACGCCGTGCTGCCCGGGCTGATGAAGACCCCGATGGTCGAGCATTCGGCCGGGCTCGCCCAGACCTATGGCAAGGGCGACGTCGCGGCGATGTGGGCGGCGCGCGACCGGCAGGTTCCGATGGGTCATATGGGCGAGGCCTGGGACGTCGCCTGGGCGGCGCTCTTCCTCGCCAGCGACGAAGCGCGCTATGTCACCGGCATCGAGCTTCCAGTCGATGGCGGAGTGACCTTGCAATATGGCGCCTGA
- a CDS encoding type VI secretion system Vgr family protein, producing MYRAEYDLLPVEVPFRTPMTTPKPRIDSTQTAIVVGQKGEEIDCDDHGRVLVHFHWDRHGDQSCRLRVAQVWGGQTWGGQIIPRIGMEVSVVYLEGDPDRPLVTGCVPDPVNHRVPYDLPANKTRSVLRSNTYKGTGFNEFTLEDKTGQEIMFFHAQKDHTTRVLNNRTARVDSHDVYSVGGNRAVEVAKNQKHEIGGSLNMVVGGTGSNAMKALTGVMGLAGQTANLLKQSGDIAGGGGATLGAFGLTLASSALGFLSGGGQKSRKGVVSGPTPRADAGVDLTASGTGIGKDAGGFFPLPGIMNTVVQSFQSTSVGVAQVEQIGMSKVTNVGQTMVTNVGKFSKTIVGEEFVIECGASKFIMRKDGTVIILGTNFNFTASGPTQINGKVVDLNKPGGGTAEAKATSADSSAKG from the coding sequence GTGTATCGCGCCGAATACGATCTGCTGCCTGTCGAGGTGCCCTTCCGCACGCCGATGACCACGCCAAAGCCGCGCATCGACTCCACGCAGACGGCGATCGTCGTTGGCCAGAAGGGCGAGGAGATCGACTGCGACGACCACGGCCGCGTCCTCGTCCATTTCCATTGGGACCGGCACGGCGATCAGAGCTGCCGCCTGCGCGTCGCCCAGGTCTGGGGCGGTCAGACCTGGGGAGGCCAGATCATTCCGCGCATCGGGATGGAGGTCTCGGTGGTCTATCTCGAAGGCGATCCCGACCGGCCGCTGGTCACCGGCTGCGTGCCCGATCCGGTCAACCACCGCGTGCCCTACGATCTGCCGGCAAACAAGACGCGCTCGGTCCTGCGTTCCAACACCTACAAGGGCACCGGCTTCAACGAGTTCACCCTGGAGGACAAGACCGGGCAGGAGATCATGTTCTTCCACGCCCAGAAGGACCACACCACGCGCGTGCTCAACAACCGCACGGCGCGGGTCGACAGCCACGACGTCTACTCGGTCGGTGGCAATCGTGCGGTCGAGGTCGCGAAGAACCAGAAGCACGAGATCGGCGGCTCGCTGAACATGGTCGTCGGTGGGACCGGGTCCAACGCGATGAAGGCGCTGACCGGGGTCATGGGCCTGGCCGGCCAGACAGCCAACCTGCTGAAGCAATCTGGCGATATCGCGGGCGGCGGCGGTGCAACGCTCGGCGCCTTCGGCCTGACGCTGGCGTCATCCGCACTCGGCTTTCTCTCCGGCGGTGGCCAGAAGTCGCGCAAGGGCGTCGTCTCGGGCCCCACTCCGCGCGCCGATGCCGGCGTCGACCTGACGGCGTCAGGCACCGGGATCGGCAAGGATGCCGGCGGCTTCTTCCCGCTGCCGGGCATCATGAACACGGTCGTCCAGTCGTTCCAGTCGACCAGCGTCGGCGTCGCCCAGGTCGAGCAGATCGGCATGAGCAAGGTCACCAATGTCGGCCAGACCATGGTGACCAATGTCGGCAAGTTCTCGAAGACCATCGTCGGCGAGGAGTTCGTCATCGAGTGCGGCGCCTCGAAGTTCATCATGCGCAAGGACGGCACGGTGATCATCCTCGGCACCAACTTCAATTTCACGGCGTCTGGACCGACGCAGATCAACGGCAAGGTGGTCGACCTCAACAAGCCCGGCGGCGGCACCGCCGAGGCTAAAGCGACGTCGGCGGACTCTTCGGCCAAGGGTTGA
- a CDS encoding helix-turn-helix transcriptional regulator, with protein sequence MLNDVADDVYEAAFDPERWPRVIDKISLRSGAESGGMMVFDRIRPIKSLATGRSAELWAKVSEAGYWKADRRIPFFFANPLSGFVVADEYFSPDIAQDETAMVGRTLGLDQQVGTIIPMPTGELVVFILNRLREDGRFDPSVIGTLNRLHPHFARSAYLAARLGMERAHSAVSALQALGVPAAVLSGKGRVMANNALIQDVSETLVPLAFGGLGLARPAANKLLQEALAAAQGDPEAAARSIPVPAEAGRPAMIVHVVPLQRSASDIFSGATTLVAAVTVNASRLVPSLQVLMSLFDLTPAEMKLAAVLAQGLSLQEAALQSGIQMTTARTHLDRIFRKTGTSRQGQLVALLKGTQLL encoded by the coding sequence ATGCTGAATGACGTTGCCGACGATGTCTATGAGGCCGCTTTCGATCCCGAGAGATGGCCGCGCGTCATAGACAAGATCAGCCTGCGCAGCGGTGCCGAGTCCGGCGGGATGATGGTGTTCGACCGCATCCGGCCGATCAAGAGTCTCGCGACCGGACGTTCGGCCGAGCTCTGGGCGAAGGTGTCGGAGGCCGGCTACTGGAAGGCCGATCGCCGCATTCCCTTCTTCTTCGCCAATCCGCTCTCGGGCTTCGTCGTCGCGGACGAGTATTTTTCGCCGGACATCGCCCAGGATGAGACCGCCATGGTGGGGCGGACGCTCGGCCTCGATCAGCAGGTCGGCACGATCATTCCGATGCCGACCGGAGAGCTCGTCGTCTTCATCCTCAATCGCTTGCGGGAAGACGGGCGTTTCGATCCGTCGGTAATCGGGACGCTCAACCGCCTGCATCCTCATTTCGCGCGCAGCGCCTATCTGGCGGCGCGGCTCGGAATGGAGCGGGCGCACTCGGCGGTATCGGCGCTGCAGGCGCTCGGCGTGCCGGCGGCCGTGCTCTCCGGCAAGGGCCGCGTCATGGCGAACAACGCCCTGATCCAGGATGTCTCGGAAACCCTGGTTCCGCTCGCCTTCGGCGGCCTCGGCCTGGCGCGGCCCGCTGCCAACAAGCTCCTGCAGGAGGCGCTCGCGGCCGCGCAGGGCGATCCTGAAGCCGCTGCCCGCTCGATCCCGGTGCCGGCCGAAGCGGGTCGACCGGCGATGATCGTGCATGTCGTGCCCTTGCAGCGCTCGGCGAGCGACATCTTCTCCGGCGCTACCACGCTGGTCGCGGCCGTCACGGTGAATGCGAGCCGCCTCGTGCCGTCGCTGCAGGTGCTGATGAGCCTGTTCGACCTGACGCCCGCCGAAATGAAGCTCGCCGCGGTCCTGGCGCAGGGATTATCGCTGCAGGAAGCTGCGCTCCAGAGCGGCATCCAGATGACAACGGCGCGCACTCACCTCGACCGCATTTTCCGCAAGACCGGAACGAGCCGGCAGGGCCAGCTCGTCGCCCTGCTGAAGGGCACGCAGCTTCTGTGA